A genome region from Salvia splendens isolate huo1 chromosome 19, SspV2, whole genome shotgun sequence includes the following:
- the LOC121778415 gene encoding E3 ubiquitin-protein ligase RNF144A-like: protein MTTEILQIGGVDDDEITVIYSTPPSFKSDAPKITIDLDDVVESPASPSTNQGEPSNSNSGDDDVLLRFSFACEICACDKPISDSFQILGCDHCYCTQCVSNYVAERLQESITEIGCPVSDCAGFLEPQHCRTILPREVFDRWGDALCEALILGAERFYCPYGECSALLIDDGIEKVVQSECPECRRLFCAQCKAACHAGIGCDEFQLLKEERSSEDLKL from the coding sequence ATGACTACCGAAATTCTCCAAATCGGAGGCGTCGACGACGACGAAATCACCGTCATCTACTCGACGCCGCCGTCCTTCAAGTCCGACGCCCCTAAAATCACCATCGATCTCGACGACGTCGTCGAATCCCCCGCCTCCCCCTCTACCAATCAAGGCGAACCGTCCAACTCGAATAGCGGCGACGACGACGTCTTACTCCGCTTCTCCTTCGCGTGCGAAATCTGCGCCTGCGATAAGCCAATCAGCGACTCGTTTCAAATCCTCGGCTGCGACCACTGCTACTGCACGCAATGCGTCTCCAATTACGTGGCGGAGAGGCTGCAGGAGAGCATCACGGAGATCGGGTGCCCCGTCTCCGACTGCGCTGGATTCCTGGAGCCGCAGCACTGCCGCACGATTCTGCCGCGGGAGGTCTTCGATCGCTGGGGAGACGCGCTGTGTGAGGCGCTGATTTTGGGGGCGGAGAGGTTTTACTGTCCGTACGGGGAGTGCTCGGCTCTGCTGATTGACGATGGGATTGAGAAGGTAGTGCAGTCGGAGTGCCCCGAGTGCCGCCGGCTCTTCTGTGCGCAGTGCAAGGCTGCGTGTCACGCCGGCATCGGATGCGATGAgtttcagctgctgaaggaaGAGAGGAGCAGTGAGGATTTGAAGCTTTGA
- the LOC121778420 gene encoding formin-like protein 5: MSSFSSLIHQKCTASPFHLPHCRRTPYSPPPPVVAILSATARRRLLSLLSLGYAHAAATAVSAVRAAARRRGPPPPSLDFHRHHITAAPPPQPPLSPESAAAAAVHAQAAAPPLLLHASRCRSSSPKPPQSPPPRRISERL, encoded by the exons ATGTCTTCTTTTTCCTCCCTCATTCACCAAAAATGCACAGCCTCCCCCTTTCACCTTCCTCACTGCCGCCGCACACCATACTCACCGCCGCCGCCAGTCGTCGCCATCCTCAGCGCCACCGCCCGCCGCCgactcctctctcttctctctctcggctaTGCTcacgccgccgccaccgccgtttCTGCTGTACGAGCGGCGGCTCGCCGTCGCGGCCCTCCACCTCCCTCTCTCGATTTCCACCGTCATCACATCACCGCTGCTCCACCACCTCAGCCCCCCCTTTCTCCCGaatctgccgccgccgccgctgtgcatgcacaggcggCGGCCCCGCCGCTTCTTCTACACGCCTCGCGCTGCCGGAGCAGCTCCCCGAAGCCACCACAGTCGCCGCCTCCTCGCCGGATTTCCGAAAG GTTGTGA
- the LOC121778424 gene encoding uncharacterized protein LOC121778424, with protein MNKYINPPPPPPRICTFKYPSLSNIPKLLYTHTYFEWEIRSKRWDIAVQIIMESNPTIHHHFIPKGYLRELRVESERKIQVKGTKQSRLSSEIVEEVLLRQDT; from the exons ATGAACAAGTATAtaaacccccccccccctcccccACGTATTTGCACTTTCAAGTACCCATCACTATCAAACATCCCAAAACTTCtctacacacacacatatttcgAATGGGAGATTAGGAGCAAGAGATGGGATATTGCAGTGCAGATAATTATGGAGTCCAACCCAACAATCCATCATCACTTTATTCCCAAG ggctatctccgtgagttaagggtggagtcggaacgaaagattcaagttaagggAACTAAACAATCAAG gttgagcagcgaaatagtggaggaagtgctattgagacaagatacttaa
- the LOC121779067 gene encoding uncharacterized protein LOC121779067 has protein sequence MFLRQNPPTFNGLGDPMVEETLIRALERVFNFLHCTDQERLSCVTFQLTGPADFWWEARKKTMGPMHVEEMTWEEFKTEIYEKYIPKSYRKKKEVEFYHLKQGRMSVTDYDRMFCEMARYAPD, from the coding sequence ATGTTTCTGAGACAGAACCCACCAACGTTTAACGGGTTGGGAGACCCAATGGTGGAAGAAACATTGATCCGTGCACTGGAACGCGTCTTTAACTTCTTACACTGCACGGACCAGGAGCGGTTGTCCTGCGTGACTTTCCAACTAACTGGACCCGCAGATTTCTGGTGGGAAGCAAGGAAAAAGACTATGGGTCCAATGCATGTAGAGGAAATGACTTGGGAAGAATTTAAAACTGAGATCTATGAGAAGTATATTCCCAAGAGCTACAGGAAGAAAAAGGAGGTTGAATTCTATCATCTGAAGCAAGGACGAATGTCGGTGACAGACTATGACCGAATGTTCTGTGAAATGGCACGGTACGCCCCAGATTAG